A window of Colletes latitarsis isolate SP2378_abdomen chromosome 11, iyColLati1, whole genome shotgun sequence genomic DNA:
TCCTGCCAAGTAGTTCTATATGTAACATCAGTCATAGTATCTAAAACTTGAGCTAATCTCTTGGTATTTCTTTTCTTCAGTTGCTTTGCTTCTTCTTTCTCACGTTTAgccaaattaaaaataacatcTTCATAAATGTCTCGGCGATCTGAATCACCTACTGCTCTCCATACTTCCAAATTACCGAACATTTCTTCACATTTGTAATATTTTGTTGTACTCGTCATCCTATCATTTTCTAATAAAAACTGTTCCAAATCTTCTTTAGCCTTTTTTAATCTGTTCAAGAcaatacattaattttttagTTTGATATATTCACTATAGCTCATTATACATATAGAATTATACAATATGTATTACTTACCTCAATCGTTCTTGTTCACGTTCCTCTTTAAGTTTTTGTGTTTTGTATGCATTAAATGCTTGTTTACGTTCATTCAATTTCTTCATTTGCGGATATCTTGGATCGCTTTGAATTAATTTTACTGCTTGTTCCCATGTAGCATTCGATGGTACATCTCGTTCtcttaataattctttaaatgCTTCGATTGCCTCCTTTTTGTCTTTAAATTGCATTTTTGGTTCGGGCGTACTGGTGCGGCTATCATTTGCTGATCCCTTGGCAGAATTACTATCCTCGTCAGGCTTTGCAGGTGGAGTAGGAATGTTTATTGCTGCAAGTGTTGCAGCCATAGCTTGTTCAATTGCAGACTTTCCACCTGGTTCCGGTGTACTAGTTTGAGATGCATTTGTAATTGCAATATTCGGTGATAAATGTTGAATGGCTACAGGAACTATACTGAAAGACCAGGACATTGGTAATTACAGTTCAATCTCATGATTTGTCCTTTATATATCGTCGAAGCTTATAACCTGTAACTTTTACTAACGTGTTTGTAGCGCTTGCAACAACTGCTGCTGCAGCTGCTGCAGCTTCTTCAGCTGCAATTCTTGCTTTCAGTTCTTCCAATTCTGTAGGAATTGTCCACCTTGATTCCTTGGTTGTTACATTATGATAATATACTTTTCCATTTTCCGATTTATATTCTTTCCAAGGGCATTGCGATAGAAGCAATTCGCTAGGCGTTTTTAGCTCATCTGGTTTTTCCCACAAAGATTGCTTTGTAACACTGTTATAATAATATGTTCTACCATCTGGAGCTTTGTGCTCTGTCCACTCGGTTTTCTTTTCTGCCGTTGTAATAGATTGTATGCCAGATACTTCGCTTGCTATAGGTGCTGGAGGAGGAATACCTGGTGCTGTTATTTGAGGAGGTGCGGCTAAAATATAACAAATATCTAAATAAAGCATACTTTTAGAAAGTAATGAATATTCTTTAAATACAAGTATTGACCTATAACTCCAGCATCTGGTGGAGGAGCAGCATTAATTGGAAAACTAAAACCAGGAGGAGGTATAGAAAATTGTGGTGGCATTATACCCGGTGGACCAGGGGGTAGACTAGGAGGAGGTATGAAAGGTGCAGTTGGCATAATAGGTGGCACAAAACTAGAAGCAATATTTGGAGTCGCTGGTGGAAACCCAGGTACTGCAGCAGATGGTGGTATACCATCGTTTGAAGCCTATAACATATTATAACATAAAAATCAAATTTGAagcatttaaaattatattatacataatcGAAGACTCATAGAAATCGGaaacaattaaaatataatcaattTGTTCATAATTATTAAGTTTACCTTACTTATTGTCAGGTATAAAAGAAAGAAGAATTATGAAAGAAaagcaaaatataaaaatagaagcaataatCAATTATGCTACACCAATCATACCGttcaatttcaaaattatttcgataaattattaaaagtttTAAAGAACACACTATCTGCATAACTGAAGAGTGAGGTTACTACTCGTTACACACTTATGCTACGTTTAGTAATACTATACCATTTTCTTAAGAATAGAAGTTATGCGTTTTTTCGAGTCAAatcattgaaaataaaaattatcttcTAAATTTCAGTGCTTAATTCTTTGGAATTCAAAGAATATAAACAGCGGCACACTGTTTCACATGTAAACTGTAAACTACCTATATCAGATTGTATTTGATTATACACAAATGTATAAAGGCGTTTGGTATTATGTATATACGGTGATTGTAAAATTTGCATGTATTGTTTCTCCCATATTGAAAATAGCACCATAAAATTAccgtgaaataaaataattctataTTTTTACTAATTGTATCTCCATCAAAATATGTTCCAAGAATTGAAATTTTATTGTCACCCTATGTAAGGTATTACACCTTATATGTACTTATCTACAGAGCTTCATTTTAGTTTTCAATTTCTTCGCATTTATAATCCGTTCATAATCACCGTTTAAAGTGTAAGTGAAATGAATGAATGAACAACAATATTGTATGTGATAAAAAATGAAATGTACACCGAGTAGTGGATTCAATATATTTTAAGTATAAATTTCTGACACTCCAATAAAATCATATGTGACAACGATCTACTGATATCGACATCAATGGCAATAACTGGCAATAATTGTGTCTACATATGTATATGATTTCCAcgcaaaatttttaatattgcacTATAAACGTCTTCTTCATGAAGAATTAAAGTAATGGGTATGATAGCCGATAATTTCTGACAATGCTTTCTTGTACATTGTAGAATAATCCTTCAGATTATGTTTAAACTTGGATTCTTGCTAACTTCGATCCCAACCTAATTTCACATAAACACATTTATGGAAATTCATAAAGTTTAATTGAAACGACACGGGTTCGTAATATCTtgcaaaaatgtttaaaaaatttaaagacAAGCTTGCGGAAGAAATGAAACAATCGCCTGCCAGATTACAGGCGAGCATGCAGCAATTGGCCCAGGTTTGACATTTCACTTAAAACTAAAACATGAATTACGCATATTACATACTATTAAAAACTTGTTCaatacatatttttaatttcaacaaCATACATAGAATCGTTATCTAATTTCAGATTAGTATATGCACTTTATTTTATCTTTATCAATCATTTATAATAACATAAAGCCTTTCAAAGTATAAAACATAGAACACATTATGTATCATTGTATATATTGTTTCGTTATATCGATATAATTAATGATATTTACATATACTACGTatattaatgaataataatttaatttaggcCGTTGCATCTCCAGCTTTATCAAATAGTTCGATACAAGAACTATCTACATCCAATGACAATTTTAGTCTGACAGAGGAAGGAGATGGTAAGTTTTTGCTCTTGCATCTGTTTCCTTGTGATAAGGATACTTATAGATAAGAATAATTACAACTGGTTTATGTTATGCGCATATAATTAAAGTTGTGCCCTATAGAGAATAATCAATTGGATTAAAGTcttgttttaatattttaaaaattataattgtataaaagtataaattataatatataatgttATTTAGAATTATcaagtattaaaaattttacttgCAGAAACACCAAAAAATAGTCCTGCTAAACATGGGTTTCAAAATGTGGATTTGATGTCTCCTACACCAAATTCTACAGGTATTTCTAGGAGGTCATCAATCAGCAGTGTTACCAGTGACACTTCATCGCTTTTTCCAATTTATGAGAGTTCTGCTAATTTATATCATTTGCAGGTGAGGTACTTGAAaactattaaatatataaaattattgcaaatacaATTAAACATAgatttctgttttatttgtaGTCTGATATGGATCAATCTGCTAGCGAAATAGACGAAAATATAAATCCACAATTAGATAAAGTTTCAAAAGACCATATATATTCTGCATACCGAAAAATACAAGCAAAATATCATAAATATCGTGGAAGATACACTGATTTAGCAACACATTATCAAGATTTAGAGAGAGAAAACAGCAAATTAAAATCAGTTTTAGTAGAAAGTCAGGATAAAGCATTGAGAcgaataacagatttgaaagaaCAATGCCAGTTAGAACAGCAGGCAAAAGCTCATTTAGAGGAGGCATTAAGAAATGACATAGAAGAAAAAGGTCACATAATAAATACATTAAATACAAAGGTAATgctaaaaagaattattttataatagatTTTAACGCTACTTTTGTTTCAGATAAAACTTTTGCAAACAAGTGGACCAAATTCAGATGACGCAACGTCAGATGCAAATAAttataaagaaaatttaaaagatAATCTCATTGACTTAAATGCTGAATCATCTAATAATTCTAATGAAAATGCATTGTTAACAGAAAATGCACAATTGAAGGATAAACTGAAGAAATTAGAAAATGTTGTTCTCAAATATAAGGAATCCTTAAAACGAAATAAAGAAAAGTTTACCGAAGTACTAAcagaaaaaaatacattagaaTCAAATTATGCAGTACTACAAAATTCCTATACAGAAAAGGAAAAAGAATTAAATAATGCATCTGTAGAAATCAAAAACATAACAGAGCAAATGAACATTTTAAAACAACGCGAAGAGGAATCTGCTATATCATTAGCTGAAAACAAACTTTCTATACACAGAGAATTGGAAGACAAGGAAGAACAAATCAAACAACTTCGATTAGACTTAAAACACATGTCAGAATGTAAGGCCAACTTAAGTGAAACTATTGATAAATATAAAACTGAAGTGGAAAAACTGAAATTACTACATTCTACTCAAAATTTAGATTCGGAGAAACGAGAAGTCATACAAGATATCTCTCGGGGAAAGTCAGAAGCTTTAAAACTTATGCAGCAGGAAATgcaacagaaattaattaatttggaAGAGAACATGGGATTAAAATATCATGAAGAGGTTGATCGTAATAAAGAACTTCTAAAACGAttggaaaaatttgaaaaagaaaatgtacCAGAAAAAACTTCAAAAGTAGATAATGATGAAATATTTCAAGATTTGAAGTCTAAATTAGATGGGAAGGAAAGTGAATTAGAAGAAATGAAACATAAGTTAGAAGAATTACAAAAACTTACTGAAGAGTATCAAAATGAAAGGGGCAAATTATTTATAGAACTTTCAAACTGCAAACTTAGCTGTACAGAATTAAAGAATGAACAAGATGCACAGAAAATTATTctagaagaaaaaaagaaagaagcacAGACAACAATTGAGAAACTGCAGGCTACTGTGCAAAGTCTTGATAAGGAATTAGAAAATATGAGGGGTGCTTTGATAGATAGagataaagtatgtgaaaattataacattaaaattcatgaatatGCAGCAATGTTGGAAAAAGCTAAAGAGAAATTATACACGCAGGATTTAGAAATAAAAACTCTTAAAGAAAAGATGCAAGACAATACagaaataaagaaattaaatgacgaattagaaaataaaaacaCTGAATTACTTGGAGTATACAGTGAACTTGAATCTTGTAAAAGTAGTATCTCTGATCTTAGAACCAAACTTCAAACAGATAGCTTTAATAATCACTCACTTCAAGAAGATAaaagtattttaattaaaaatattgtaagTTACAAAGATTCTGTTCGAGGGTTAAAAGATGATACtatgtatattaaaaataatacaatgaAACTCTTCACAGAGTTTAATACTGAAATTTCTGTTTTGAAGAATGTACTTACTACATGTCTGGAACAGAATGGTAATATTCAAAATGATGAGgtacaaaatttacaaactAAATTAAAAGATTTGGAAGAATTTAAACAGAAATACAATGAACTAAAAACAGAACTAGATGATGCTATATGTCTTAAATCAAACCTAGAAGTAGATTTAGAAACATATAAGGAACAGTTAATAGAGATGTCGATAAAACTTGAGCAACAAAATgaacttaatttaaaaaattgtaaacttATAGCTGAAATTGATAAtcttaattttaaattacaagATTTAAGGAACTTATCAGTAAAAGTAAAATCGTTACAAACAGAATCTGAATCTTTAAAAGAAGAACTCCGCACCGTTAATGCTACGAATCAGTCACTTACCAGTGAAGTATCCAATTTAAAAGTACAACTTGAAACTGCAAATAAAAGTACAAAAGAACTAGAAGAATTTAAGCAAAAGTATATGGAAACTACAGAAACGATTGCATCTTTACAATCTGAAAACTCTAATTATAATAAGTTGGAAGAACAAACAAACTATTTACAATCAGAAATACAGTCTCTAAAAGAAAACATCTGTGAAaaggaaatgaaaataaatactcTTAGCGAAGCATTGAAAACTAAAGAAAATTGTATAGAAAGCTTAACAGTTGACAGTAAAAATCACATAAAGTTAATTGAAGAACATGAAATACAAATTACCGAACTTATAACCTCAAATAAAACGTTACAAAAAACAATACAAACAAAATTATCTCAATTGAAAAAGTTAAAAACTGTTAAAGACCAACAAGATATAACAATACAGAAATTAAATGATGAAGTTGATGAAATAAAGACTAGAAATATTGAATTATTGGAACagttaaaaatattggaaaaagaaGCAGGTATATTGAAATCTGAAAACTGCCAAATAATAActctaaaaaataataattcaactATAGCGTCAGAGTTAGAACAATTAAAATTAATCCAAAGTGAAATCaacttggaaaataaaaatttaaaagataAAGAGAATGAGTTTTTGAAACATAATCAAAAGTTGTATGAGACTAATGAAACATTAAAACAAGAAGTTTCAAATTATGAGAAACATAATCAGAAATTATTAAATGACAGTATACAATTGAATAAGGAAATTGAATTGCACAAAAATCGTTCAAGTGAACAAAATCAAGATATAGAAAATTTGAAGAGTCAAATAATGATATTAAATACAGAGTTGCAGTCTAAAACTGAAGAACTAACATTAGAAACCCAAGAACTAACTTTATACAAGAAGCAAGCAGAAGAAATTAAAGAACATCTTACAATAAAAAATACAGAATTATTTAATGAAATATCTGAATTAAAATTAGCTTTGGAGAATAGTAAAAACATAGAAGAGAAAAA
This region includes:
- the Prp40 gene encoding pre-mRNA processing factor 40 isoform X1; protein product: MASNDGIPPSAAVPGFPPATPNIASSFVPPIMPTAPFIPPPSLPPGPPGIMPPQFSIPPPGFSFPINAAPPPDAGVIAAPPQITAPGIPPPAPIASEVSGIQSITTAEKKTEWTEHKAPDGRTYYYNSVTKQSLWEKPDELKTPSELLLSQCPWKEYKSENGKVYYHNVTTKESRWTIPTELEELKARIAAEEAAAAAAAVVASATNTIVPVAIQHLSPNIAITNASQTSTPEPGGKSAIEQAMAATLAAINIPTPPAKPDEDSNSAKGSANDSRTSTPEPKMQFKDKKEAIEAFKELLRERDVPSNATWEQAVKLIQSDPRYPQMKKLNERKQAFNAYKTQKLKEEREQERLRLKKAKEDLEQFLLENDRMTSTTKYYKCEEMFGNLEVWRAVGDSDRRDIYEDVIFNLAKREKEEAKQLKKRNTKRLAQVLDTMTDVTYRTTWQEAQALLLQHAAFAEDADLLEMDKEDALLVFENHIRQLEKDEEEEKEHEKKRRKRQERKNRDAFISLLDELHEQGKLTSMSLWVELYPMLSADLRFSAMLGQSGSTPLDLFKFYVEDLKSRFHDEKKIIREILKDKNFEVQVNTTFEEFATVVCEDRKSATLDAGNVKLTYNLLLEKAEAREKERVKEETRKFKKLETGFKNLLKTLNVDYQMTWEDVRSKIEEEPDFKAITLESERVRIFKEYQHELEESCSHHHIRSKKKKTKKVKRKSRSRSHSESEGSDKGIKKKRHKSRSPSIPSKSDSSESDTRKSKRKKNKKKRGRSHSRSHSRLPSSEESPEQKRKEEKHRRPSAHSEGSVTENAEHHELSEDELEKQRAQLLRELQMQQEDN
- the Prp40 gene encoding pre-mRNA processing factor 40 isoform X2 codes for the protein MPTAPFIPPPSLPPGPPGIMPPQFSIPPPGFSFPINAAPPPDAGVIAAPPQITAPGIPPPAPIASEVSGIQSITTAEKKTEWTEHKAPDGRTYYYNSVTKQSLWEKPDELKTPSELLLSQCPWKEYKSENGKVYYHNVTTKESRWTIPTELEELKARIAAEEAAAAAAAVVASATNTIVPVAIQHLSPNIAITNASQTSTPEPGGKSAIEQAMAATLAAINIPTPPAKPDEDSNSAKGSANDSRTSTPEPKMQFKDKKEAIEAFKELLRERDVPSNATWEQAVKLIQSDPRYPQMKKLNERKQAFNAYKTQKLKEEREQERLRLKKAKEDLEQFLLENDRMTSTTKYYKCEEMFGNLEVWRAVGDSDRRDIYEDVIFNLAKREKEEAKQLKKRNTKRLAQVLDTMTDVTYRTTWQEAQALLLQHAAFAEDADLLEMDKEDALLVFENHIRQLEKDEEEEKEHEKKRRKRQERKNRDAFISLLDELHEQGKLTSMSLWVELYPMLSADLRFSAMLGQSGSTPLDLFKFYVEDLKSRFHDEKKIIREILKDKNFEVQVNTTFEEFATVVCEDRKSATLDAGNVKLTYNLLLEKAEAREKERVKEETRKFKKLETGFKNLLKTLNVDYQMTWEDVRSKIEEEPDFKAITLESERVRIFKEYQHELEESCSHHHIRSKKKKTKKVKRKSRSRSHSESEGSDKGIKKKRHKSRSPSIPSKSDSSESDTRKSKRKKNKKKRGRSHSRSHSRLPSSEESPEQKRKEEKHRRPSAHSEGSVTENAEHHELSEDELEKQRAQLLRELQMQQEDN
- the LOC143348415 gene encoding uncharacterized protein LOC143348415 isoform X1: MFKKFKDKLAEEMKQSPARLQASMQQLAQAVASPALSNSSIQELSTSNDNFSLTEEGDETPKNSPAKHGFQNVDLMSPTPNSTGISRRSSISSVTSDTSSLFPIYESSANLYHLQSDMDQSASEIDENINPQLDKVSKDHIYSAYRKIQAKYHKYRGRYTDLATHYQDLERENSKLKSVLVESQDKALRRITDLKEQCQLEQQAKAHLEEALRNDIEEKGHIINTLNTKIKLLQTSGPNSDDATSDANNYKENLKDNLIDLNAESSNNSNENALLTENAQLKDKLKKLENVVLKYKESLKRNKEKFTEVLTEKNTLESNYAVLQNSYTEKEKELNNASVEIKNITEQMNILKQREEESAISLAENKLSIHRELEDKEEQIKQLRLDLKHMSECKANLSETIDKYKTEVEKLKLLHSTQNLDSEKREVIQDISRGKSEALKLMQQEMQQKLINLEENMGLKYHEEVDRNKELLKRLEKFEKENVPEKTSKVDNDEIFQDLKSKLDGKESELEEMKHKLEELQKLTEEYQNERGKLFIELSNCKLSCTELKNEQDAQKIILEEKKKEAQTTIEKLQATVQSLDKELENMRGALIDRDKVCENYNIKIHEYAAMLEKAKEKLYTQDLEIKTLKEKMQDNTEIKKLNDELENKNTELLGVYSELESCKSSISDLRTKLQTDSFNNHSLQEDKSILIKNIVSYKDSVRGLKDDTMYIKNNTMKLFTEFNTEISVLKNVLTTCLEQNGNIQNDEVQNLQTKLKDLEEFKQKYNELKTELDDAICLKSNLEVDLETYKEQLIEMSIKLEQQNELNLKNCKLIAEIDNLNFKLQDLRNLSVKVKSLQTESESLKEELRTVNATNQSLTSEVSNLKVQLETANKSTKELEEFKQKYMETTETIASLQSENSNYNKLEEQTNYLQSEIQSLKENICEKEMKINTLSEALKTKENCIESLTVDSKNHIKLIEEHEIQITELITSNKTLQKTIQTKLSQLKKLKTVKDQQDITIQKLNDEVDEIKTRNIELLEQLKILEKEAGILKSENCQIITLKNNNSTIASELEQLKLIQSEINLENKNLKDKENEFLKHNQKLYETNETLKQEVSNYEKHNQKLLNDSIQLNKEIELHKNRSSEQNQDIENLKSQIMILNTELQSKTEELTLETQELTLYKKQAEEIKEHLTIKNTELFNEISELKLALENSKNIEEKNTELSITLGLLEQKLTTLKLFEEENNKLKLELNILNEEKIKSEKLYLQNSELVSENFSFKNKIAELENVDSVNAKLQSHVNNLKSEISSLQQIESELKAELDTLKATNIDLLSQIKNISVDKVQLETELNELKFAVDEKVAELKLLDSRNTELLREIERLKSSMMEEDTEVEISKSNIEYLKENITKLEVQAEILKESNTALQKEIQNVHANKDIDESLSKESNRLQEENTKLKTQLDEALLTFQAKESQMQIVNNELKNQTDKLREELKTNEEEQSMRLKQLVKEFQAQLHDKEEELHAALEKRFDHQQNYVSNLMQQYKEQLKDLQIELAAKSEQIENLILENKNLMTQKAKDINQLMEKITLMKKEHTDELRESEKKWKSIIQQKTDNLEAKHDEEINELTKEWRNERRPDIQTDLITKELESTSRVAMAAVQSNTGSFHTLQQTLTAQRRELAELRKLVKLRNDTLEDSTEIEYLRNILFEYMMGRETMVLARVIAAVVKFDQEQTTKILKKEEDKMTLLGSLGLT
- the LOC143348415 gene encoding uncharacterized protein LOC143348415 isoform X2, which gives rise to MFKKFKDKLAEEMKQSPARLQASMQQLAQAVASPALSNSSIQELSTSNDNFSLTEEGDETPKNSPAKHGFQNVDLMSPTPNSTGISRRSSISSVTSDTSSLFPIYESSANLYHLQSDMDQSASEIDENINPQLDKVSKDHIYSAYRKIQAKYHKYRGRYTDLATHYQDLERENSKLKSVLVESQDKALRRITDLKEQCQLEQQAKAHLEEALRNDIEEKGHIINTLNTKIKLLQTSGPNSDDATSDANNYKENLKDNLIDLNAESSNNSNENALLTENAQLKDKLKKLENVVLKYKESLKRNKEKFTEVLTEKNTLESNYAVLQNSYTEKEKELNNASVEIKNITEQMNILKQREEESAISLAENKLSIHRELEDKEEQIKQLRLDLKHMSECKANLSETIDKYKTEVEKLKLLHSTQNLDSEKREVIQDISRGKSEALKLMQQEMQQKLINLEENMGLKYHEEVDRNKELLKRLEKFEKENVPEKTSKVDNDEIFQDLKSKLDGKESELEEMKHKLEELQKLTEEYQNERGKLFIELSNCKLSCTELKNEQDAQKIILEEKKKEAQTTIEKLQATVQSLDKELENMRGALIDRDKVCENYNIKIHEYAAMLEKAKEKLYTQDLEIKTLKEKMQDNTEIKKLNDELENKNTELLGVYSELESCKSSISDLRTKLQTDSFNNHSLQEDKSILIKNIVSYKDSVRGLKDDTMYIKNNTMKLFTEFNTEISVLKNVLTTCLEQNGNIQNDEVQNLQTKLKDLEEFKQKYNELKTELDDAICLKSNLEVDLETYKEQLIEMSIKLEQQNELNLKNCKLIAEIDNLNFKLQDLRNLSVKVKSLQTESESLKEELRTVNATNQSLTSEVSNLKVQLETANKSTKELEEFKQKYMETTETIASLQSENSNYNKLEEQTNYLQSEIQSLKENICEKEMKINTLSEALKTKENCIESLTVDSKNHIKLIEEHEIQITELITSNKTLQKTIQTKLSQLKKLKTVKDQQDITIQKLNDEVDEIKTRNIELLEQLKILEKEAGILKSENCQIITLKNNNSTIASELEQLKLIQSEINLENKNLKDKENEFLKHNQKLYETNETLKQEVSNYEKHNQKLLNDSIQLNKEIELHKNRSSEQNQDIENLKSQIMILNTELQSKTEELTLETQELTLYKKQAEEIKEHLTIKNTELFNEISELKLALENSKNIEEKNTELSITLGLLEQKLTTLKLFEEENNKLKLELNILNEEKIKSEKLYLQNSELVSENFSFKNKIAELENVDSVNAKLQSHVNNLKSEISSLQQIESELKAELDTLKATNIDLLSQIKNISVDKVQLETELNELKFAVDEKVAELKLLDSRNTELLREIERLKSSMMEEDTEVEISKSNIEYLKENITKLEVQAEILKESNTALQKEIQNVHANKDIDESLSKESNRLQEENTKLKTQLDEALLTFQAKESQMQIVNNELKNQTDKLREELKTNEEEQSMRLKQLVKEFQAQLHDKEEELHAALEKRFDHQQNYVSNLMQQYKEQLKDLQIELAAKSEQIENLILENKNLMTQKAKDINQLMEKITLMKKEHTDELRESEKKWKSIIQQKTDNLEAKHDEEINELTKEWRNERRELESTSRVAMAAVQSNTGSFHTLQQTLTAQRRELAELRKLVKLRNDTLEDSTEIEYLRNILFEYMMGRETMVLARVIAAVVKFDQEQTTKILKKEEDKMTLLGSLGLT